The following are from one region of the Salvia splendens isolate huo1 chromosome 2, SspV2, whole genome shotgun sequence genome:
- the LOC121787351 gene encoding protein NUCLEAR FUSION DEFECTIVE 4 gives MNLALHVVRGRWFSLFASFLIMAGAGATYLFGVYSKEIKASLGYDQTTLNLLGFFKDLGANFGVLSGLIAEVTPTWFVLLVGSAMNFTGYFMIWLAVTGRIATPRVWHMCLYICIGANSQNFANTGALVTSVRNFPESRGSMIGLLKGFTGLSGAILTQLYLAVYGNDSKALILLIAWLPAALSVLFVYTIRELKVIRQTTDELKIFYQFLYVSILLALFIMAMTILQKLVPFSAAAYAGSATVVCAALFLPLLIAIREESRTWRDQIQKKEPITAPPQITIQNPVKEEEKSTAKASFFTHTFLNKPERGEDYTILQALLSTDMIVLFVATFCGLGSSLTAVDNLGQIGESLGYPQKTINTFVSLLSIWNYFGRIFAGFVSESLLTKYKFPRTLMMTLVLLLSCIGLLLIAFPFPGSVYAASVIIGFSFGAQLPLIFAIISELFGLKYYSTLFNCGQLASPLGSYVLNVKVTGPLYDREALRELGKKGLSRSATKELICIGARCYRSAFVILASVTFFGAVSSLILVARTREFYRGDIYKKFRAETEITTTASS, from the coding sequence ATGAACTTGGCGTTGCACGTGGTACGCGGGCGGTGGTTCTCCCTCTTCGCGTCGTTCCTGATAATGGCCGGCGCCGGCGCCACGTATCTCTTCGGCGTCTACTCGAAGGAGATCAAGGCCTCTCTCGGATACGACCAGACCACGCTCAACCTCCTCGGATTCTTCAAAGACCTCGGCGCCAACTTCGGCGTGCTCTCCGGCCTCATCGCCGAGGTCACGCCGACGTGGTTCGTGCTCCTTGTCGGATCCGCGATGAACTTCACCGGCTATTTCATGATTTGGCTGGCCGTCACCGGCCGAATCGCCACTCCCAGAGTGTGGCACATGTGCTTGTACATATGCATCGGAGCCAATTCGCAGAACTTCGCCAACACCGGCGCGCTCGTGACCTCCGTCAGGAACTTCCCCGAGAGCCGCGGCAGCATGATCGGCCTGCTCAAGGGCTTCACAGGGCTGAGCGGCGCCATCCTCACGCAGCTCTACCTCGCCGTCTACGGCAACGACTCCAAGGCCTTGATCCTCCTCATCGCCTGGCTCCCCGCCGCCCTCTCCGTCCTCTTCGTCTACACCATCCGCGAGTTGAAGGTCATCCGCCAGACCACCGACGAGCTCAAGATCTTCTACCAATTCCTCTACGTTTCCATTCTCCTCGCGCTCTTCATCATGGCCATGACCATCCTCCAGAAACTCGTCCCCTTCTCAGCCGCGGCTTACGCAGGCAGCGCCACCGTGGTCTGTGCAGCTCTGTTTCTACCTCTGCTCATCGCCATCAGAGAAGAATCCCGAACTTGGAGAGATCAGATTCAGAAGAAAGAGCCCATCACTGCTCCTCCCCAAATAACCATACAAAATCCGGTTAAAGAGGAAGAGAAATCAACAGCCAAAGCATCTTTTTTCACTCACACATTCTTGAATAAGCCCGAGAGAGGGGAGGACTACACAATACTCCAAGCACTCTTGAGCACCGACATGATTGTCCTGTTTGTCGCAACCTTTTGCGGTTTAGGTTCAAGCTTGACAGCAGTGGACAACCTCGGGCAGATCGGGGAATCGCTGGGCTACCCGCAGAAGACGATCAACACATTCGTGTCACTTCTCAGCATATGGAATTACTTCGGGAGAATCTTCGCAGGATTTGTCTCGGAGAGTCTTCTCACCAAGTACAAGTTCCCTCGGACGCTAATGATGACATTAGTCCTTTTGCTATCCTGCATCGGCCTCCTCCTCATCGCCTTCCCGTTTCCGGGATCAGTCTATGCGGCTTCAGTGATAATCGGGTTCTCGTTCGGGGCTCAGCTGCCGTTGATCTTCGCCATAATCTCAGAGCTGTTCGGCCTCAAGTACTACTCCACATTGTTCAACTGCGGGCAGCTGGCGAGCCCTCTGGGATCGTACGTGCTGAATGTCAAGGTGACCGGGCCGCTGTACGACAGGGAGGCGTTGAGGGAGCTGGGGAAGAAAGGGTTGAGCAGATCGGCGACCAAGGAGCTCATCTGCATCGGCGCAAGATGCTATCGGTCGGCGTTTGTGATTCTGGCTTCGGTGACCTTCTTCGGAGCGGTGTCGTCTCTTATTTTAGTGGCGAGGACGAGGGAGTTTTACAGGGGAGATATTTACAAGAAGTTTAGAGCCGAAACAGAGATTACGACTACAGCTTCAAGCTAA